One part of the Leucobacter triazinivorans genome encodes these proteins:
- a CDS encoding hemolysin family protein — protein MNDWILLLIGILLTAGTGIFVAAEFSLVALDRQDLERRRTAGERGLDRVIRGLSITSTHLSSAQLGITLTTLLAGYTLEPAISGFLDGPLGALGVPEGLRRAISAPVAVALATVFSMIVGELVPKNFALARPLATARLVMPAQAAFTTTFKPAILVLNGSANGILRGIGIEPKEELSGARSAEELSSLVRHSASAGLLEADTATLLDRTLRFSELTAADVMTPRLKVESLQRLEPATAVLELSGRTGFSRFPVIDEDRDDVVGVVHVKQAVAVPRARRPEVPVAALAEDPVRVPETMRLDQLLEELRATGFQLAIVVDEYGGTAGIVTLEDLVEEIVGEVADEHDRAAAGVVGTAEEMTFPADLRPDEVLEQTGIDIPGGDEYDTVAGFVLRELGRIPEPGDEVVLADGGTLRVERMDGRRIARLRYTSAPLPDGVEDQAHREDGR, from the coding sequence GTGAACGACTGGATACTCCTGCTCATCGGCATCCTGCTCACGGCGGGCACCGGCATCTTCGTCGCAGCCGAGTTCTCGCTCGTGGCGCTCGATCGCCAGGACCTCGAGCGGCGCCGCACGGCGGGCGAGCGCGGTCTCGACCGCGTGATCCGCGGCCTGTCCATCACCTCGACGCATCTCTCGAGCGCCCAGCTGGGCATCACTCTGACGACGCTGCTCGCGGGATACACCCTGGAGCCGGCCATCAGCGGCTTCCTCGACGGCCCGCTCGGGGCGCTGGGCGTGCCGGAGGGCCTGCGGCGCGCGATCAGCGCGCCCGTCGCCGTCGCCCTCGCCACGGTATTCTCCATGATCGTCGGCGAGCTCGTCCCCAAGAACTTCGCGCTCGCCCGGCCGCTCGCCACGGCGCGGCTCGTGATGCCGGCTCAGGCGGCGTTCACCACGACGTTCAAGCCGGCGATCCTCGTGCTCAACGGCAGTGCCAACGGCATCCTCCGCGGCATCGGCATTGAGCCCAAGGAGGAGCTCTCCGGGGCGCGGTCGGCCGAGGAGCTCTCGTCGCTCGTGCGCCACTCGGCGAGTGCGGGTCTGCTCGAGGCCGACACGGCGACGCTGCTCGATCGCACCCTCCGCTTCTCGGAACTCACGGCGGCCGACGTCATGACGCCCCGGCTCAAAGTCGAGAGCCTGCAGCGGCTCGAACCCGCGACGGCGGTGCTCGAGCTGTCGGGCCGCACCGGCTTCTCGCGCTTCCCGGTGATCGACGAGGATCGCGACGACGTGGTCGGGGTCGTGCATGTCAAGCAGGCGGTGGCCGTGCCGCGGGCGCGGCGCCCCGAAGTTCCCGTCGCTGCGCTCGCGGAGGATCCGGTCCGCGTGCCCGAGACGATGCGGCTCGACCAGCTGCTCGAGGAGCTGCGCGCCACCGGCTTCCAGCTCGCCATCGTCGTGGACGAGTACGGCGGCACTGCGGGCATCGTGACGCTCGAGGACCTCGTCGAGGAGATCGTCGGAGAAGTGGCCGACGAGCACGATCGCGCGGCCGCGGGCGTGGTGGGCACGGCCGAGGAGATGACCTTCCCGGCGGATCTGCGGCCCGACGAGGTGCTCGAGCAAACCGGCATCGATATCCCGGGCGGCGACGAGTACGACACGGTCGCCGGGTTCGTGCTGCGCGAGCTCGGGCGCATACCCGAGCCGGGTGACGAGGTCGTGCTCGCCGACGGCGGCACGCTGCGCGTCGAGCGCATGGACGGGCGCCGGATCGCCCGCCTGCGCTACACGAGCGCGCCGTTGCCCGACGGGGTCGAGGATCAGGCGCACCGGGAGGACGGACGATGA
- a CDS encoding multifunctional oxoglutarate decarboxylase/oxoglutarate dehydrogenase thiamine pyrophosphate-binding subunit/dihydrolipoyllysine-residue succinyltransferase subunit, translated as MAERTETTGHAGPAEDFGANEWLVDELWKQYQVDKNSVDRSWWPVLEKYGASAPSPTVPQPQQQSQPQVSTGPSTTPITTPAQPARTTNAAPREAPIPADAPRTAPRVEAAEAAETQEDSVTPLRGMARTLSKNMDQSLTVPTATSVRTVPAKLLIDNRIVVNNHLRRSRGGKVSFTHLIGWALIQSLKEFPSQNVAYAEVDGKPSIVAPAHIGLGIAIDVPKPDGTRSLLVPSIKRAETLDFNEYLAAYEDLVKRARDNKLTAGDFQGTTLSLTNPGGIGTEHSVPRLMQGQGCIIGAGALEYPAEFQGASQEVLTNLGIGKTITLTSTYDHRVIQGAGSGEFLKLVHERLTGSHRFFEEIFAALRIPYKPVQWASDIHVDISGAVDKTARVQELINSFRVRGHMMADVDPLEYQQRTHPDLEIESHGLTFWDLDREFVTGGIGGKRAMKLRDILGVLRDSYCRKIGIEYMHIQDPAQRLWLREQLEVPYAKPSRDEQMRILEKLNEAEAFETFLQTKYVGQKRFSLEGGESVIPLLDAMLIDAAEDGVDSVDIGMAHRGRLNVLSNIAGKTYGQIFREFEGAQAQKGGSGDVKYHLGTSGVFTAPNGTQVPIHLAANPSHLETVNGVLEGIVRAKQDLKPIGSFTTLPILVHGDAAMAGQGVVYETLQMSQLRGYRTGGTIHIIINNQVGFTTLPIDSRSGVYSSEVGKVVQAPIFHVNGDDPESVVRVAKLAYEFRQRFHIDVIIDLVCYRRRGHNEGDDPSMTQPLMTDLIEAKRSTRRLYTGALVGRGDITEEEYEKAKQDFQDRLELAFQETHAAQTGSIPVVGASGIAELGEVGGPGPAPLETAVDRSVVERVGDAFGNKPEGFTVHQKLQQLLNKRVEMSREGGIDWGFGELIALGSLLVEGTAVRFVGQDARRGTFAQRHAVFHDRRNGQEWIPLLNLSDEQARFWIYDSLLSEYAALAFEYGYSLQREDALVLWEAQFGDFANTAQAVIDEYIAAAEQKWGQRSSVVLLLPHGYEGQGPDHSSARIERYLQLCAEDNMIVARPSTPANYFHLLRRQAYARPRKPLIVFTPKSMLRLRGATSSVDEFTSGTFQPVLDDPRIEDQQAVERVLLVSGKIYYDLRTALEKRPDPRVALVRVEQYYPIPGPQLGRVLTQYAGAELVWVQDEPENQGAWPFISLELSKHLANDRIRVISRPASAAPSTGSAKVHAVEQEALLARALQFDA; from the coding sequence TTGGCGGAGCGAACGGAGACCACCGGACACGCTGGTCCCGCAGAAGATTTCGGTGCAAACGAGTGGCTCGTCGATGAGCTGTGGAAGCAGTATCAGGTCGACAAGAACTCCGTGGACCGCTCCTGGTGGCCGGTTCTCGAGAAGTACGGCGCCTCGGCGCCGAGCCCCACAGTCCCGCAGCCGCAGCAGCAATCGCAGCCGCAGGTCAGCACGGGCCCCTCCACCACTCCGATCACCACTCCGGCCCAGCCCGCGCGCACCACGAACGCCGCTCCCCGAGAGGCGCCGATCCCGGCGGACGCTCCGCGCACCGCGCCCCGTGTCGAAGCCGCCGAAGCCGCCGAGACGCAGGAGGACTCGGTCACTCCGCTGCGCGGCATGGCCCGCACGCTCTCCAAGAACATGGATCAGAGCCTCACGGTCCCGACCGCCACGAGCGTGCGCACCGTCCCGGCGAAGCTGCTGATCGACAATCGAATCGTGGTCAACAATCACCTGCGCCGCAGCCGCGGCGGCAAGGTGTCGTTCACCCACCTCATCGGCTGGGCGCTGATCCAGTCCCTCAAGGAGTTCCCCAGCCAGAACGTGGCCTACGCCGAGGTCGACGGCAAGCCCTCGATCGTGGCGCCCGCCCATATCGGGCTCGGGATCGCCATCGACGTGCCGAAGCCGGACGGCACGCGTTCCCTGCTCGTCCCGTCCATCAAGCGCGCCGAGACGCTCGACTTCAACGAGTACCTCGCGGCATATGAGGATCTGGTGAAGCGGGCGCGCGACAACAAGCTCACCGCCGGAGACTTCCAGGGCACGACGCTCTCGCTCACGAACCCCGGCGGCATCGGCACCGAGCACTCCGTGCCGCGCCTCATGCAGGGGCAGGGCTGCATCATCGGCGCGGGCGCCCTCGAGTACCCGGCCGAGTTCCAGGGAGCCTCGCAGGAGGTGCTCACCAACCTCGGCATCGGCAAGACGATCACGCTCACGAGCACCTACGATCACCGCGTGATCCAGGGGGCCGGTTCGGGCGAGTTCCTGAAGCTCGTGCACGAGCGCCTCACGGGAAGCCACCGCTTCTTCGAGGAGATCTTCGCTGCGCTGCGCATCCCCTACAAGCCCGTGCAGTGGGCCTCCGACATCCACGTCGACATCTCAGGGGCCGTCGACAAGACTGCGCGCGTGCAGGAGCTCATCAACTCATTCCGCGTGCGCGGCCACATGATGGCCGACGTCGACCCGCTCGAGTACCAGCAGCGCACCCACCCCGACCTCGAGATCGAGTCTCACGGGCTCACGTTCTGGGATCTCGATCGCGAGTTCGTCACCGGCGGCATCGGCGGCAAGCGCGCCATGAAGCTGCGCGACATCCTGGGCGTGCTGCGCGACTCGTACTGCCGCAAGATCGGCATCGAGTACATGCACATCCAGGATCCCGCGCAGCGCCTCTGGCTGCGCGAGCAGCTCGAGGTGCCCTATGCCAAGCCGAGCCGTGACGAGCAGATGCGCATCCTCGAGAAGCTCAACGAGGCCGAGGCCTTCGAGACCTTCCTGCAGACCAAGTACGTCGGCCAGAAGCGCTTCAGCCTCGAGGGCGGCGAGTCGGTCATTCCGCTGCTCGACGCGATGCTCATCGACGCGGCGGAGGACGGCGTCGACAGCGTCGACATCGGCATGGCGCACCGCGGCCGCCTCAATGTGCTCTCGAACATCGCCGGCAAGACCTACGGCCAGATCTTCCGGGAATTCGAGGGCGCGCAGGCCCAGAAGGGCGGATCCGGCGACGTCAAGTACCACCTCGGCACCTCGGGGGTGTTCACCGCCCCGAATGGCACCCAGGTGCCCATCCACCTCGCCGCCAACCCGTCCCACCTGGAGACGGTCAACGGCGTGCTCGAGGGAATCGTGCGTGCCAAGCAGGATCTCAAGCCGATCGGTTCGTTCACCACACTCCCGATCCTCGTGCACGGCGATGCGGCGATGGCCGGCCAGGGAGTCGTGTACGAGACCCTGCAGATGTCGCAGTTGCGCGGCTACCGCACCGGCGGCACGATCCACATCATCATCAACAACCAGGTGGGCTTCACAACGCTGCCCATCGATTCCCGCTCCGGCGTCTACTCCTCCGAGGTCGGCAAGGTGGTGCAGGCCCCGATCTTCCACGTCAACGGCGATGACCCCGAGTCTGTCGTGCGCGTGGCGAAGCTCGCCTACGAGTTCCGTCAGCGCTTCCACATCGACGTCATCATCGACCTCGTGTGCTACCGCCGACGCGGTCACAACGAGGGCGACGATCCGTCGATGACCCAGCCGCTCATGACCGACCTGATCGAGGCCAAGCGCTCGACCCGTCGTCTGTACACGGGCGCGCTGGTGGGTCGCGGCGATATCACCGAGGAGGAGTACGAGAAGGCGAAGCAGGACTTCCAGGATCGCCTCGAGCTCGCCTTCCAGGAGACGCACGCCGCGCAGACGGGATCGATCCCGGTCGTGGGCGCGAGCGGGATCGCCGAACTCGGCGAGGTCGGGGGCCCCGGCCCCGCCCCGCTCGAGACGGCGGTCGACCGCAGCGTCGTCGAACGAGTGGGCGACGCCTTCGGCAACAAGCCCGAGGGCTTCACCGTGCACCAGAAGCTGCAGCAGCTGCTCAACAAGCGCGTCGAGATGAGCCGCGAGGGCGGGATCGACTGGGGCTTCGGCGAGCTGATCGCGCTGGGATCCCTGCTGGTCGAGGGCACCGCGGTACGCTTCGTCGGACAGGACGCGCGCCGGGGCACCTTCGCACAGCGCCACGCGGTCTTCCACGACCGCAGGAACGGGCAGGAGTGGATCCCGCTGCTCAACCTGTCTGACGAGCAGGCGCGGTTCTGGATCTACGACTCTCTGCTCTCGGAGTACGCCGCACTCGCCTTCGAGTACGGCTACTCGCTGCAGCGGGAGGACGCCCTGGTGCTGTGGGAGGCGCAGTTCGGCGACTTCGCGAACACGGCGCAGGCCGTCATCGACGAGTACATCGCCGCGGCCGAGCAGAAGTGGGGGCAGCGCTCGTCGGTCGTGCTGCTGCTGCCGCACGGCTACGAGGGGCAGGGACCCGACCACTCCTCCGCCCGCATCGAGCGCTACCTGCAGCTCTGCGCCGAGGACAACATGATCGTCGCCCGCCCGTCGACTCCGGCCAACTACTTCCACCTGCTCCGCCGTCAGGCCTACGCCCGTCCGCGCAAGCCGCTCATCGTCTTCACCCCGAAGTCGATGCTCCGCCTGCGAGGCGCCACCTCGTCCGTCGACGAGTTCACGAGCGGCACCTTCCAGCCCGTGCTCGACGACCCCCGCATCGAGGATCAGCAGGCCGTCGAGCGCGTGCTGCTCGTGTCCGGCAAGATCTACTACGATCTGCGCACGGCACTCGAGAAGCGCCCCGATCCGCGCGTCGCGCTCGTGCGCGTCGAGCAGTACTACCCGATCCCCGGCCCCCAGCTCGGGCGGGTGCTCACGCAGTACGCCGGCGCAGAACTCGTCTGGGTGCAGGACGAGCCCGAGAACCAGGGGGCCTGGCCCTTCATCTCGCTCGAACTGTCGAAGCACCTGGCGAACGACCGCATTCGCGTGATCTCCCGCCCCGCGTCGGCAGCGCCCTCCACCGGATCCGCCAAGGTGCACGCAGTCGAGCAAGAGGCCCTGCTCGCACGCGCCCTGCAGTTCGACGCCTAG
- a CDS encoding FadR/GntR family transcriptional regulator, translating to MQQPLLGQTPSRGESTPAGPNVGGIAQRIASAISMGMLSVGERLPPEAELASQFGIAVATLRKALATLRAQGVVETRRGRNGGTFVVQAPFPSSEALQASLHATSLVALRDFFDEHAAVSGMAARLAAERTEPGRRTRLAEFAFQAREARNARERSMADSRFHFEVAVLSHSQRLLAAEQRLQSELSPFLWCEGVCHASAQLAFTEHLAITTAIEQQRAEEAQQLAVDHVRGNMRLIIDGKIALGRVRGTTRPAGALEGFR from the coding sequence GTGCAGCAGCCGCTCCTCGGACAGACGCCTTCGCGGGGTGAGAGCACGCCCGCGGGGCCGAACGTCGGCGGTATCGCACAGCGCATCGCGTCCGCCATCTCGATGGGCATGCTGAGCGTGGGCGAGCGGCTGCCGCCCGAGGCCGAGCTGGCGAGCCAGTTCGGGATCGCGGTCGCGACGCTGCGCAAGGCGCTGGCGACGCTGCGCGCGCAGGGCGTGGTCGAGACGCGGCGCGGCCGTAACGGCGGAACGTTCGTGGTGCAGGCGCCGTTCCCGTCGTCAGAGGCGCTGCAGGCCTCGTTGCACGCCACGAGTCTCGTGGCGCTGCGCGACTTCTTCGACGAGCACGCCGCCGTGTCCGGCATGGCCGCCCGACTCGCTGCCGAGCGCACGGAGCCCGGGCGTCGCACCCGGCTCGCCGAGTTCGCCTTTCAAGCGCGCGAGGCTCGGAACGCGCGCGAACGGTCGATGGCCGACAGCCGGTTCCACTTCGAGGTCGCGGTGCTCAGCCATTCGCAGCGACTGCTGGCGGCCGAGCAGCGGCTGCAGTCGGAGCTCTCGCCGTTCCTCTGGTGCGAGGGCGTCTGCCACGCTTCCGCACAGCTCGCGTTCACCGAGCACCTCGCCATCACCACCGCGATCGAGCAGCAGCGGGCCGAGGAGGCGCAGCAGTTGGCGGTCGACCATGTCAGGGGGAACATGCGGTTGATCATCGACGGGAAGATCGCTCTCGGGCGCGTGCGGGGCACGACCAGGCCCGCCGGCGCCCTCGAGGGGTTCCGATGA
- a CDS encoding cache domain-containing protein codes for MSTPETVQSAVDRLSEWFMQHFERLDALADELISTLRFNDAGHLEISDSTRRRLKSAAVRFLADDETIDGCGLIFAHSALGTENGHLEWWVREDESRFARYSFGVVPGADRYYDYEHHEWFIRSFHEGTPALVGPYIDYLGVEAYVLTLTVPAEIGGSRVGAVGNDIQVSDLEAVLLPVLLEHRSPMALIGRHGNVIFGNSSRFLPGDFVPDSLPGFRRARIAPEQAGVQLLYAED; via the coding sequence ATGAGCACTCCGGAGACGGTGCAGTCGGCGGTCGACCGGCTGAGCGAGTGGTTCATGCAGCACTTCGAACGCCTCGACGCCCTCGCCGACGAGCTCATCTCGACGCTGCGGTTCAACGACGCCGGTCACCTCGAGATCAGCGACTCCACGCGGCGGCGCCTGAAGTCGGCCGCGGTGCGCTTCCTCGCCGACGACGAGACCATCGACGGCTGCGGCCTCATCTTCGCGCACTCCGCGCTGGGCACCGAGAACGGCCACCTCGAGTGGTGGGTGCGCGAGGACGAGTCTCGCTTCGCGCGCTACTCGTTCGGTGTGGTGCCCGGAGCCGATCGCTACTACGACTACGAGCATCACGAGTGGTTCATCCGCTCGTTCCACGAGGGGACCCCCGCGCTCGTCGGGCCCTACATCGACTACCTCGGCGTGGAGGCCTACGTGCTCACGCTCACGGTGCCGGCCGAGATCGGCGGATCGCGGGTGGGCGCCGTCGGCAACGACATCCAAGTGTCGGATCTCGAAGCGGTGCTGCTCCCCGTACTGCTGGAGCATCGCTCCCCCATGGCGCTGATCGGGCGCCACGGCAACGTCATCTTCGGCAATTCATCCCGGTTCCTCCCCGGCGACTTCGTGCCCGATTCGCTGCCGGGCTTTCGCCGGGCGCGAATCGCTCCCGAACAGGCGGGCGTGCAGTTGCTCTACGCCGAAGACTGA
- a CDS encoding GIY-YIG nuclease family protein, which translates to MNRHAYVYLLASGYNGTLYVGVTSDLARRVYEHRNHLVPGFTDRYDVTSLVWYVAGENIVDAIALEKKIKNRSRRWKIDLIERENPSWEDLAAGWYE; encoded by the coding sequence ATGAATCGGCATGCGTACGTCTATTTGCTCGCCAGCGGTTACAATGGCACGCTCTATGTCGGGGTCACCTCCGATCTTGCCCGCCGCGTGTACGAGCATCGGAACCACCTCGTTCCCGGGTTCACGGATCGCTACGACGTGACGAGCCTCGTCTGGTACGTCGCAGGAGAGAACATCGTCGACGCGATCGCGCTCGAGAAGAAGATCAAGAATCGCTCGAGGCGTTGGAAGATCGACCTGATCGAGCGTGAGAATCCGTCGTGGGAGGATCTCGCGGCCGGGTGGTACGAGTGA
- a CDS encoding type 1 glutamine amidotransferase produces MSGARVLVVEHQENAGIGLFGERIAAQGVVLETVGPDAGAEVPASLDGYDGLIVLGGSMGPTDDGDAPWLPATRRLLVEGVARGVPTLGICLGAQLLVTATGGRVREAVAGPEVGLHTVSFAADAAGDPLFDGLAASDAVAVQWHYLEAGELPAGARLLASSGPCRNQAFRIGEAAWGVQFHPEALGGTARDWVDEDRQGLVDLGLAEDAVVDEVLAAEPELRRVWGAVADRFAALAEAQVRATSAPASA; encoded by the coding sequence ATGAGCGGCGCGAGAGTGCTCGTGGTGGAGCATCAGGAGAATGCCGGGATCGGGCTCTTCGGCGAGAGGATCGCCGCGCAGGGCGTGGTGCTCGAGACCGTGGGCCCCGATGCGGGCGCCGAGGTGCCGGCATCGCTCGACGGGTACGACGGCCTGATCGTGCTCGGAGGGTCGATGGGGCCGACCGATGACGGGGACGCGCCGTGGCTGCCGGCCACTCGGCGCCTGCTGGTGGAGGGCGTCGCGCGCGGCGTGCCGACGCTGGGGATCTGCCTCGGTGCGCAGCTGCTCGTCACCGCGACCGGCGGGCGCGTGCGCGAGGCGGTGGCGGGCCCGGAGGTAGGACTGCACACGGTCTCCTTCGCTGCCGACGCCGCGGGCGACCCGCTCTTCGACGGACTCGCCGCGAGCGATGCCGTCGCGGTGCAGTGGCACTACCTCGAAGCCGGCGAGCTGCCGGCCGGCGCGCGCCTGCTCGCGTCGAGCGGGCCCTGCCGCAATCAGGCGTTCCGCATCGGCGAGGCGGCCTGGGGCGTGCAGTTCCATCCCGAGGCACTCGGCGGCACCGCGCGGGACTGGGTCGATGAGGATCGGCAGGGGCTCGTGGATCTCGGTCTCGCAGAGGACGCGGTCGTCGACGAGGTGCTGGCCGCCGAGCCCGAGCTGCGCCGGGTGTGGGGCGCCGTCGCCGACCGCTTCGCTGCGCTGGCGGAGGCGCAGGTGCGCGCCACGAGCGCTCCCGCCTCGGCGTAG
- a CDS encoding gamma-glutamyl-gamma-aminobutyrate hydrolase family protein, which translates to MTDIRGGGATPRIGVTGMWSNRIHGLRFDGSAVAAAVLRSVIRAGGEPLTLFAESAAPAEERLQGLDGLLVPGGADVDPRRYGQAPIDATAPADFAAQDQFEADMMEAALRLGIPVLAICRGFQLLNVEHGGTLVQDLPADSPHRNEVHEVTLEPDSALAGALGISTLPVSSYHHQAVDRVGAGLRVVGRAPDGVVEAVEREDAELIAVQWHPEDTAAMDARQQALFDWLVDRARMRTSAEERV; encoded by the coding sequence GTGACCGATATCCGCGGCGGCGGGGCGACCCCGCGCATCGGAGTGACCGGGATGTGGTCGAACCGGATCCACGGCCTGCGCTTCGACGGGAGCGCCGTCGCGGCAGCGGTGCTGCGCTCCGTGATCCGGGCGGGTGGCGAGCCGCTGACGCTCTTCGCCGAGAGCGCCGCGCCTGCCGAGGAGCGGCTGCAGGGCCTCGACGGGCTGCTCGTGCCCGGCGGAGCCGACGTCGATCCCCGCCGCTACGGGCAGGCGCCGATCGATGCGACGGCCCCCGCGGATTTCGCCGCGCAGGATCAGTTCGAGGCCGACATGATGGAGGCGGCCCTGCGCCTCGGGATCCCGGTGCTGGCGATCTGCCGCGGCTTCCAGCTGCTGAACGTCGAGCACGGCGGCACTCTGGTGCAGGATCTTCCCGCCGACAGCCCGCATCGCAATGAGGTGCACGAGGTGACGCTCGAGCCCGATTCGGCGCTCGCGGGAGCGCTCGGGATATCCACGCTGCCGGTCTCGTCCTACCACCATCAGGCGGTGGATCGAGTGGGGGCGGGGCTGCGCGTCGTGGGGCGGGCCCCGGACGGAGTCGTCGAGGCCGTCGAGCGCGAGGATGCCGAACTGATCGCGGTACAGTGGCATCCGGAGGACACCGCCGCGATGGACGCGCGGCAGCAGGCCCTCTTCGATTGGCTCGTGGATCGGGCGCGGATGAGGACGAGTGCGGAGGAGCGGGTATGA
- a CDS encoding substrate-binding periplasmic protein — protein sequence MTTTDTGAQKARTIRLACIDSEALPLFSKSTDGRTRGGYEPEAAALVAERLGADIEWVMVPWEEMIPAVRRGDADAVWCGQGMTEERAALVDFTHPYAVFNETLIVRADDPARSADELEGYRIGAIANSTNMKLAETFAGAELVSFGASDDVFGDMIAATRSGEIDGFVDDDVVMIPLGQEDPDFVEAFTVLTGNRWGIGVAPGNDALREEIDAALEAIIADGSLEQVWSRWMPLLPFPLQSED from the coding sequence GTGACCACCACCGATACCGGAGCACAGAAAGCTCGGACCATCCGTCTGGCCTGCATCGATTCGGAAGCGCTGCCGCTCTTCTCGAAGAGCACCGACGGCCGCACCCGCGGCGGCTACGAGCCGGAGGCGGCCGCGCTCGTCGCGGAGCGCCTCGGCGCCGACATCGAGTGGGTCATGGTGCCGTGGGAGGAGATGATCCCCGCGGTGCGCCGCGGTGATGCCGACGCCGTCTGGTGCGGCCAGGGCATGACGGAGGAGCGGGCGGCCCTCGTCGACTTCACGCACCCGTACGCCGTCTTCAACGAGACGCTCATCGTGCGCGCAGACGATCCCGCCCGTTCTGCCGACGAACTCGAGGGGTACCGCATCGGCGCGATCGCGAACTCCACCAATATGAAGCTCGCCGAGACGTTCGCCGGGGCGGAGCTCGTGAGCTTCGGTGCGAGCGATGACGTGTTCGGCGACATGATCGCGGCCACTCGTTCCGGTGAGATCGACGGGTTCGTCGACGACGACGTGGTGATGATCCCGCTGGGGCAGGAGGATCCCGACTTCGTCGAGGCGTTCACCGTGCTCACCGGCAATCGCTGGGGCATCGGGGTCGCTCCCGGCAACGATGCGCTGCGCGAGGAGATCGACGCCGCACTCGAGGCGATCATCGCCGACGGCTCCCTGGAACAGGTCTGGAGCAGGTGGATGCCGCTGCTGCCGTTCCCGCTGCAGAGCGAGGACTGA
- a CDS encoding glutamine synthetase family protein has protein sequence MSDPQSGGSFGASLREILADKMAFARHQEANLAPDTVAALGARIRETGVKYIYYMIPTLGARTVAKVVPAEHYERMLRKGIAFHRTALTDLQTSREGELIGGGVEAHEFWGLPEPETFQVLPWDPEVGRIFCTAYDPPHLGEDGGRLIPLDTRALFTAAHRAFSERTGLELRSGLEPEMTWVGPGIEVVTKDDQSPAYQVENLEKMRPVFKKVISYGQALDFDMIQGDYEDDGQIELNWNYDRAERTSERMTTYRQICKQVARELGLQASFMPKPYNGKMGNGCHHNLSLWRLADDGSAENVIEDGRVELHATETARQAIAGMLLHTPGSMLVMGSTVNSYKRYWDAGQFAPSGADWGLDTRGVAIRISANGRMEYRLPDASVNPYLSHLYLLAAIEHGLEAQMDPGDPGVPSDAIAGVVVPNTLGSAIEAFEADEYLMAAMPEELTRIFLQLKRDEWARYCGQITQWEFEQYWEAIP, from the coding sequence ATGTCCGACCCTCAGAGCGGCGGAAGCTTCGGTGCTTCGCTGCGCGAGATCCTCGCCGATAAGATGGCGTTCGCGCGGCATCAGGAGGCGAACCTCGCACCCGACACCGTGGCGGCGCTCGGCGCGCGAATCCGCGAGACCGGCGTCAAGTACATCTACTACATGATCCCCACGCTCGGCGCCCGCACCGTTGCCAAGGTGGTGCCCGCCGAGCACTACGAGCGCATGCTGCGCAAGGGCATCGCCTTCCACCGCACCGCGCTCACCGATCTGCAGACCAGCAGGGAGGGCGAGCTCATCGGCGGCGGCGTCGAAGCGCACGAGTTCTGGGGGCTGCCCGAACCGGAGACCTTCCAGGTGCTGCCGTGGGATCCCGAAGTGGGCCGCATCTTCTGCACCGCCTACGACCCGCCCCACCTCGGCGAGGACGGCGGCCGCCTGATCCCGCTCGACACCCGCGCGCTCTTCACCGCGGCGCACCGCGCGTTCTCCGAGCGCACCGGGCTCGAGCTGCGCAGCGGTCTCGAGCCAGAGATGACCTGGGTCGGGCCCGGCATCGAGGTCGTCACGAAGGACGATCAGAGCCCCGCCTACCAGGTCGAGAACCTCGAGAAGATGCGTCCCGTATTCAAGAAGGTCATCAGCTACGGCCAGGCGCTCGACTTCGACATGATCCAGGGCGATTATGAGGACGACGGCCAGATCGAGCTGAACTGGAACTACGACCGGGCCGAGCGCACCTCGGAGCGCATGACCACCTACCGCCAGATCTGCAAGCAGGTGGCGCGCGAGCTCGGTCTGCAGGCCAGCTTCATGCCGAAGCCGTACAACGGCAAGATGGGCAACGGCTGCCACCACAACCTGAGCCTGTGGCGGCTCGCCGATGACGGCTCGGCCGAGAACGTGATCGAGGACGGGCGGGTGGAGCTGCACGCCACCGAGACCGCTCGTCAGGCGATCGCCGGCATGCTGCTGCACACCCCAGGATCGATGCTCGTCATGGGATCGACCGTCAACTCCTACAAGCGCTACTGGGACGCGGGCCAGTTCGCGCCGTCGGGGGCCGACTGGGGGCTCGACACCCGGGGCGTCGCGATCCGGATCTCGGCCAACGGCCGTATGGAGTACCGTCTGCCGGATGCCAGCGTCAATCCATATCTCTCGCACCTCTATCTGCTCGCCGCGATCGAGCACGGGCTCGAGGCGCAGATGGATCCGGGAGACCCGGGGGTGCCGAGCGACGCGATCGCCGGAGTCGTGGTACCCAACACGCTCGGCAGCGCGATCGAGGCCTTCGAGGCCGACGAGTACCTCATGGCGGCGATGCCGGAGGAGCTCACCCGGATCTTCCTGCAGCTGAAGCGGGATGAGTGGGCGCGCTACTGCGGCCAGATCACACAGTGGGAATTCGAACAGTACTGGGAGGCGATTCCGTGA